A stretch of Thermovenabulum gondwanense DNA encodes these proteins:
- a CDS encoding Fur family transcriptional regulator, which produces MGLISSEEIIKNAGLKVTEKRRAIIDTLLKSGNMLSAKKIYEKVKKDYPDINFSTVYRNLNLLAKKGILCFVLSENKSMIFSVKLTEEHHHHVVCKNCGTSVAINYCPMKFIEKELENFGFSAMEHNFIIYGICPDCKSKG; this is translated from the coding sequence ATGGGATTGATCTCATCGGAAGAAATAATAAAAAACGCCGGACTTAAGGTTACCGAAAAACGAAGGGCAATAATAGATACCCTCCTCAAGTCCGGCAATATGCTCTCAGCAAAAAAAATATATGAAAAGGTTAAAAAGGACTATCCGGATATAAATTTTTCTACGGTTTACAGGAATTTAAACCTCCTGGCAAAAAAAGGCATATTATGCTTTGTTTTATCCGAAAATAAAAGCATGATATTCAGCGTAAAGCTTACCGAGGAGCATCACCACCACGTTGTATGCAAAAATTGCGGGACTTCGGTGGCAATAAATTACTGTCCCATGAAGTTCATAGAAAAGGAACTGGAAAATTTCGGATTTTCTGCTATGGAGCACAACTTTATAATATACGGTATATGCCCCGACTGTAAATCTAAAGGGTAA